From the genome of Uranotaenia lowii strain MFRU-FL chromosome 1, ASM2978415v1, whole genome shotgun sequence, one region includes:
- the LOC129759339 gene encoding uncharacterized protein LOC129759339, which translates to MISSSMVVQTFAEVSMIRSSNRYSVLFRPSRWISSGRGRIITWSIRAGTKMTVNGPLPNEVPLILIPAAAVRKFRLHPPPDPVAGCSKLLGPARALRQVPPGCRLWSYQL; encoded by the exons ATGATCAGCTCGTCTATGGTGGTCCAAACGTTCGCCGAGGTATCCATGATCCGAAGTTCGAACCGCTACAGCGTTTTGTTCCGTCCAAGCCGTTGGATCAGCAGCGGTAGAGGTAGAATTATTACCTGGTCGATCAGAGCCGGCACGAAGATGAC GGTGAATGGACCGCTTCCTAATGAG GTTCCGCTGATTTTGATTCCTGCTGCTGCTGTCAGGAAGTTCCGGCTGCATCCGCCACCAGACCCGGTAGCTGGTTGCTCGAAGCTGCTTGGCCCTGCTCGTGCTCTACGGCAAGTTCCCCCAGGATGTCGACTATGGAGTTATCAACTATAG
- the LOC129759060 gene encoding uncharacterized protein LOC129759060, producing the protein MTSLYTLATLVLVASLSAAIGADNQVESQIQVVQNIAAFKAANPDLLLEPLNVSRRPSVRGALQQIVYSAGSRQSGDRLVAINSNSRYWSSPQDVQVALTYPQSGTGSIVTYVQVVVNQSSNYGRGYIASGGIGQRRIQLIIEAYSTSSISFTANIYGK; encoded by the coding sequence ATGACGTCTCTGTACACACTAGCAACACTGGTGCTGGTTGCCAGTTTGTCGGCGGCCATCGGTGCAGATAACCAGGTCGAATCCCAGATTCAGGTCGTTCAGAACATAGCTGCCTTCAAGGCCGCCAATCCGGATCTGCTGCTAGAACCACTGAACGTGTCCCGGCGGCCGTCGGTTCGCGGTGCCCTACAGCAAATCGTCTACAGTGCGGGATCTCGGCAAAGTGGAGACCGGCTGGTGGCCATCAACTCGAACTCCCGCTACTGGTCCTCGCCCCAAGATGTCCAGGTGGCGCTGACTTATCCGCAAAGTGGAACGGGCTCGATTGTTACGTACGTCCAGGTCGTTGTCAACCAATCGTCCAACTACGGCCGGGGCTACATCGCATCCGGAGGAATCGGACAGCGCCGGATTCAGCTGATCATCGAAGCCTACAGCACCAGCTCGATTAGTTTCACCGCCAATATTTATGGGAAATAA